Proteins from a single region of Alloscardovia omnicolens:
- a CDS encoding SHIRT domain-containing protein, which translates to MKKSKALVSLLISVAMISLSPGVAMAADSTPADNTVNVENTVNPDNNTPDNTASTNSSDEANTETENSLNTSDSSDHADSSATNRSADAADAVETPASNEANATGTYEATVSFIGQWTNESRTKTDTTKDFHNPTDKLGSPAANAGLFRSIAKTFLGWSDQPQDAKGKLPEGARLFSAEDTVATAFPQGIPQDAKLYGVYYSLNEQNTAWPGDQFSMGLALLSGMSKISQAVNENTVTINPDSAQSTVITPESVLPDTDNVSATFGTDDQNRKTSTIDDLWLEKNNTHGNEVALSSYFTMNPYIAMLVYRNPHVGYVGPVLTGDYARLKGDTDSFSTEMKPTDAKNYTHVDLKVDLDNRLTVPERLHLEFSGYSWRPLYVLNDKGEALNIFNPADDSSLGNDKNAFNSLVSNSSPQVNFGVEPAGNKTLIIRCILRLGDAEKITEDKVTPQDGKSIAETITSNMTLRTLGSKEISAQRSDLSVDALAGRVVSIDNNLAKQLADNKDHVQVTGSVYGSAVADAGKIGSGWLSFNSRNVAEITPTLANILNLGYVRRNVTYRFDSIPSGQKLPEDVMKQLPKNFAMDKIVQSAPHSKPSNPKVRDGKGTWEFVDWYRDTTEEKNLLTTDSSELNVAELTADPVFIGLWKYYEVPGNPPAVEDKPQLEIPVEPNEPQQPAKEQQVKTSSHASELPKTGDFSGVLIISMVALSVILCSIALVLRYKTKL; encoded by the coding sequence ATGAAGAAAAGTAAAGCACTGGTATCATTGCTGATCAGTGTAGCAATGATAAGTCTTTCTCCTGGGGTGGCTATGGCAGCTGACTCAACGCCAGCAGACAATACTGTGAACGTTGAAAATACAGTGAACCCAGACAATAATACTCCTGACAATACTGCTTCTACGAATTCATCAGACGAAGCAAATACTGAAACAGAAAATTCTTTGAATACTTCTGACTCCTCAGATCATGCTGATAGTTCAGCTACGAACAGAAGTGCAGACGCTGCAGATGCTGTCGAGACACCAGCGTCTAACGAAGCTAACGCCACAGGCACCTATGAAGCTACTGTTAGCTTCATTGGACAATGGACTAACGAATCGCGTACAAAAACTGATACGACAAAAGACTTCCATAACCCAACAGATAAGTTGGGCTCGCCTGCCGCTAATGCTGGCTTATTCCGTAGCATAGCAAAAACTTTCTTGGGATGGTCAGATCAGCCACAAGACGCTAAGGGGAAGTTACCAGAAGGTGCACGTTTGTTCTCTGCGGAGGATACTGTAGCTACGGCATTTCCTCAGGGTATTCCACAAGATGCTAAATTGTATGGCGTTTATTACAGTTTGAACGAGCAGAATACAGCATGGCCAGGCGATCAATTTTCTATGGGGCTGGCATTGCTCAGCGGTATGTCTAAAATTTCTCAGGCTGTTAATGAGAATACAGTTACTATTAATCCTGACTCAGCACAATCAACTGTGATTACACCGGAATCAGTACTCCCAGACACCGATAATGTTTCTGCAACTTTTGGTACAGACGATCAGAATAGAAAAACCTCCACAATTGACGATTTGTGGTTGGAAAAGAATAATACTCATGGTAACGAAGTCGCTTTAAGCTCTTATTTCACCATGAATCCATATATTGCAATGCTGGTGTACCGCAATCCTCATGTGGGATATGTAGGACCTGTATTAACTGGTGATTATGCTCGATTGAAGGGTGATACCGATTCTTTCTCTACTGAAATGAAGCCAACTGATGCGAAGAATTATACGCATGTAGATTTGAAAGTAGATTTAGATAATCGTCTTACCGTTCCAGAACGTCTCCACTTGGAATTCTCAGGTTATTCTTGGCGTCCGCTCTATGTTTTGAATGATAAGGGCGAGGCGCTCAATATCTTTAATCCAGCAGATGATTCCTCATTGGGCAACGATAAGAATGCGTTTAACAGCTTGGTCTCTAATAGCTCTCCACAAGTTAATTTTGGAGTGGAGCCTGCAGGCAATAAAACCTTAATTATTCGATGCATTCTTCGTCTTGGCGATGCTGAGAAAATTACAGAGGACAAGGTAACGCCACAAGATGGTAAGTCTATTGCTGAAACAATCACCAGCAATATGACCTTACGTACTCTGGGAAGCAAAGAAATTTCTGCTCAACGTTCTGATTTGAGTGTAGATGCTCTTGCTGGTCGAGTGGTCTCCATTGACAATAATCTTGCCAAGCAGCTTGCAGATAATAAAGATCATGTTCAGGTAACAGGATCCGTATATGGTAGTGCGGTTGCTGATGCAGGAAAGATTGGAAGCGGCTGGCTTTCTTTCAATTCACGAAACGTAGCGGAAATTACACCAACACTAGCTAATATTTTGAATCTCGGTTATGTTCGTCGTAATGTTACTTACCGTTTCGACAGTATTCCGTCCGGGCAGAAACTGCCTGAAGACGTTATGAAGCAGCTTCCAAAGAATTTCGCTATGGATAAGATTGTTCAGTCTGCTCCACACTCAAAGCCTTCCAATCCTAAGGTTCGTGATGGCAAAGGCACATGGGAATTCGTTGACTGGTATCGAGATACCACCGAGGAAAAGAATCTTCTCACCACTGATTCAAGTGAACTCAATGTTGCTGAGTTGACTGCTGATCCTGTCTTTATTGGGTTGTGGAAGTACTATGAGGTTCCTGGAAATCCTCCAGCGGTGGAAGACAAACCTCAGCTTGAGATTCCTGTTGAACCTAATGAGCCACAACAGCCGGCTAAAGAGCAGCAAGTGAAGACTTCTTCTCATGCTAGCGAACTTCCTAAGACTGGAGATTTCAGCGGTGTACTGATTATCAGTATGGTTGCTCTTAGCGTTATTCTTTGCAGTATTGCTCTTGTTCTTCGATATAAGACAAAACTGTAA
- a CDS encoding Cna B-type domain-containing protein, translating into MFVGQERPSSKSSAGARNSRHILKTAVQKMCSTIAVVLSLVLISAMAVMILPSGVARAVERSVVNMEEVSGSADVNSADDLQYVIDQAGSNPVKIVLNSGPYTVKKTLKIPAGADIELTNYTGEEFENNSRILRGNGFTGVLVSVSKGGHLTLSGSDNDALQLDSSGQFVPSGQPTLEVYGQTTINHATIKGARGISGTFNAAVKVSGPEALITMNDGAITDNQRHNDTQSNMYGAGNLIVDKRARFILNGGSITKGRGSGGVNTNAYGDTGGVIVAHGGYFEMNGGEVSDNQGFGGGIEVWSWVDGYTIKSWKNAGTLEQQAEATRSRAVINGGVIRNNRAGFGGGGILIFGNGDVEMNGGQITKNTASNGGGVNAMNLWTWGGDFYNEIPGEGAASGLTREEYSRYIPGSFVMRGGSIDNNTAYRTGGGVNIVSNSVVLEGGDIKANSATQQGGGVYVATKSYAVHIYNALVENNSARYIGGGIWTCPTGELTTYVSRGVAVSNNTANTYGSEIAHDNYGGNSVQRMNLADRALGGAPVSYYHDNRGARFDANNPGEEVYLHGGTDDTISNQGLHSVIASEGLNAARSLARLRITENTSYRGGGIGTNGGVIFGEPEITSKEVSKKWVYKFSNNENVPADKIPLPEVKAVLAVHNGDKRIPIETVSLNAENNWKHAFENLPAQDADGHSLVYSVYEADEQGNPTVVATEDAADASKLTLTNEVMPKIDVKALKQWRGDKAVASDRPTIYFKLYRAIEGGQAEAVPEVGVKELAAGTVEVVWRNLDKYDVSGKEYTYSVREVNADGEDFVPAHYTKLEDGLTVTNTYVPPTVDVIANKVWVGDEKIASQRPTIYFKLYRMVKGGQPESVESAELKKLDKGVTEVSWSKLAKLDDDGQTYIYSVREVDKSGEDFTPQHYTKVEDGLTVTNTYVPPATPQGPPTNLEVPTKGKPNKSLPKTSDAISTAVLIATAIAGVIAIACGYWYRRKK; encoded by the coding sequence ATGTTTGTAGGACAAGAGCGTCCGTCATCAAAAAGCTCAGCAGGGGCGAGGAACTCACGTCATATTCTCAAGACAGCAGTACAGAAGATGTGCTCTACTATTGCTGTAGTTCTTAGTCTTGTGTTAATAAGTGCTATGGCTGTTATGATATTGCCTTCTGGTGTTGCGCGCGCAGTAGAGCGCTCAGTTGTGAACATGGAAGAAGTATCTGGCTCAGCTGATGTTAATAGTGCAGACGATCTTCAATATGTGATTGACCAAGCTGGGAGCAATCCAGTAAAAATCGTGCTCAATTCTGGACCATATACTGTGAAAAAGACTCTGAAAATTCCGGCAGGTGCGGATATTGAGCTGACTAACTATACGGGTGAAGAGTTTGAGAATAATTCACGAATTCTACGCGGTAATGGGTTTACTGGTGTTCTTGTTAGTGTTTCCAAAGGAGGACACTTAACTCTTTCTGGTTCCGATAATGATGCTTTACAGCTAGACAGTAGCGGTCAGTTTGTGCCGTCTGGTCAACCAACTTTAGAGGTTTATGGTCAAACCACAATTAATCATGCCACTATCAAAGGTGCTCGAGGCATTTCCGGTACCTTTAACGCTGCTGTAAAAGTCAGTGGTCCAGAAGCTCTCATCACCATGAACGATGGTGCGATTACCGATAATCAACGCCATAATGATACCCAAAGTAACATGTATGGGGCTGGAAATCTGATTGTGGATAAGCGTGCTCGTTTTATTCTCAACGGTGGAAGTATCACTAAGGGGCGCGGCAGTGGCGGCGTGAATACTAATGCTTACGGTGATACTGGTGGTGTGATTGTTGCCCATGGCGGTTATTTTGAGATGAACGGCGGTGAAGTCTCAGACAATCAAGGCTTTGGCGGCGGTATTGAAGTGTGGAGCTGGGTAGACGGTTACACAATCAAAAGTTGGAAAAATGCTGGAACACTTGAGCAACAAGCCGAGGCTACACGCTCACGTGCAGTTATTAATGGTGGAGTAATCCGTAATAATCGCGCAGGTTTTGGCGGCGGTGGCATCCTCATTTTTGGTAATGGCGATGTAGAAATGAACGGTGGTCAAATTACCAAAAATACTGCAAGCAATGGTGGCGGCGTTAACGCCATGAATCTGTGGACATGGGGAGGAGACTTCTATAACGAAATTCCTGGTGAAGGTGCTGCGAGTGGTTTGACTCGAGAAGAGTACTCTCGCTATATTCCTGGCTCCTTTGTAATGCGTGGCGGAAGTATTGACAATAACACTGCATACCGTACCGGTGGTGGCGTTAATATTGTGTCTAATAGTGTGGTTCTTGAAGGTGGAGATATTAAAGCAAACTCTGCCACACAACAAGGTGGCGGAGTATATGTTGCTACCAAGAGCTACGCGGTGCATATTTACAATGCTCTCGTTGAAAATAATTCTGCACGCTATATTGGAGGCGGTATTTGGACGTGTCCTACGGGTGAATTAACCACATATGTGAGCCGAGGAGTTGCAGTCAGTAACAATACTGCAAACACATATGGTTCTGAAATCGCACATGATAACTATGGCGGCAATTCCGTACAACGCATGAATTTAGCAGACCGTGCTTTAGGTGGCGCACCGGTTTCTTATTACCATGACAACCGTGGAGCACGTTTTGATGCCAATAATCCTGGTGAAGAAGTGTATTTGCATGGTGGGACTGATGACACAATTTCCAATCAAGGATTGCACAGTGTTATTGCGAGCGAAGGTCTTAATGCTGCTCGCTCTCTTGCTCGTTTGCGCATTACTGAGAATACAAGCTATCGTGGTGGCGGTATTGGTACCAATGGTGGTGTTATTTTTGGTGAACCTGAAATTACAAGTAAAGAAGTTTCTAAAAAGTGGGTATACAAATTCAGCAATAATGAGAATGTGCCTGCAGATAAAATTCCACTGCCTGAAGTAAAAGCTGTGCTAGCTGTTCACAACGGGGATAAACGCATTCCTATTGAGACTGTTTCTTTGAACGCAGAGAATAACTGGAAGCATGCATTCGAGAATCTTCCTGCACAAGATGCAGATGGGCACAGTCTTGTTTATAGCGTGTATGAAGCAGATGAACAAGGCAATCCTACAGTTGTTGCTACTGAGGATGCTGCAGATGCTTCCAAGCTGACACTTACGAATGAAGTCATGCCGAAGATTGATGTGAAAGCGTTGAAGCAATGGCGTGGAGATAAAGCTGTTGCGTCTGATCGTCCGACAATTTATTTCAAACTCTATCGTGCTATTGAGGGCGGTCAGGCTGAAGCTGTGCCGGAGGTTGGTGTCAAGGAACTTGCTGCTGGAACGGTTGAGGTTGTGTGGAGGAATCTCGATAAGTATGATGTTTCCGGAAAAGAATATACATATAGTGTTCGTGAAGTGAATGCAGATGGAGAGGACTTTGTTCCTGCTCACTACACTAAGTTGGAGGACGGTTTAACTGTTACGAATACGTATGTTCCTCCTACTGTTGATGTGATAGCTAATAAGGTGTGGGTTGGTGATGAGAAAATTGCTTCTCAGCGTCCGACAATTTATTTTAAGTTGTATCGCATGGTTAAAGGTGGACAGCCCGAATCTGTTGAATCTGCTGAATTGAAGAAGTTGGATAAAGGTGTGACTGAGGTGAGCTGGTCTAAGTTGGCTAAGCTTGATGACGATGGTCAAACTTATATCTATAGTGTTCGTGAAGTAGATAAATCAGGTGAGGACTTTACTCCTCAGCATTATACGAAGGTTGAGGATGGCTTAACTGTTACCAATACCTATGTTCCTCCTGCAACGCCTCAGGGTCCTCCAACGAATCTGGAGGTTCCTACTAAAGGTAAACCAAATAAATCTTTACCTAAGACGTCCGATGCTATCAGTACAGCAGTTTTGATAGCAACGGCAATAGCTGGAGTGATTGCAATAGCTTGTGGTTATTGGTATCGACGCAAAAAGTAA
- the glyA gene encoding serine hydroxymethyltransferase, whose amino-acid sequence MSLMNESISNVDPDVAAVLDAELERQQTYLEMIASENFVPRAVLQAMGSVLTNKYAEGYPGRRYYGGCREVDKVETLAIERAKALFGAEYANVQPHSGAQANAAVYHALLNAGDTVLGLDLAHGGHLTHGMKINFSGKNYNAVSYGVDPQTYRINMEQVRQKALETRPRMIIAGWSAYPRHIDFQAFREIADEVGAYLWTDMAHFAGLVAAGLHPNPVPYSDVVSTTIHKTLGGPRSGMILSRDAEQFGKKLNSAVFPGQQGGPLMHIIAGKAVAFKIAATEEFKDRQQRTLEGAAILADRLNEADVENSGVSLVTGGTDVHLVLVDLRNSELNGQEAEDLLDAVGITVNRNAVPWDPRPPKVTSGLRIGTPALATRGFGAAEFTEVADVIATALRDGKSADVQTLRARIAKLADDFPLYEGLDQTHGAVGTIA is encoded by the coding sequence ATGTCACTCATGAATGAGTCAATAAGCAATGTTGACCCTGATGTTGCTGCTGTCCTCGATGCAGAGTTAGAACGTCAACAAACGTATTTGGAGATGATTGCTTCAGAGAACTTTGTTCCTCGTGCAGTGCTCCAAGCCATGGGATCTGTGCTGACCAATAAGTATGCAGAAGGCTACCCGGGGCGCCGCTACTATGGTGGCTGCCGAGAAGTTGATAAGGTAGAAACTCTTGCTATTGAGCGAGCTAAAGCATTATTTGGTGCTGAATATGCCAATGTTCAGCCTCACTCGGGTGCGCAAGCTAATGCTGCAGTCTACCATGCTTTACTTAACGCAGGAGATACCGTTTTAGGTTTAGACCTTGCTCATGGCGGACACTTAACCCATGGCATGAAAATTAATTTCTCGGGTAAGAACTATAACGCAGTCTCTTATGGAGTGGATCCGCAAACTTATCGCATTAACATGGAGCAAGTGCGTCAAAAAGCACTGGAAACCAGACCACGCATGATTATCGCAGGCTGGTCCGCATATCCACGTCACATTGATTTCCAAGCCTTCCGTGAGATTGCTGATGAAGTTGGAGCATATTTGTGGACAGACATGGCTCATTTTGCCGGACTTGTAGCGGCAGGATTGCATCCTAATCCCGTGCCATACTCTGACGTGGTATCCACCACCATTCACAAAACATTGGGCGGACCACGTTCCGGCATGATCCTTTCGCGCGATGCAGAACAGTTCGGTAAGAAACTCAACTCTGCAGTGTTCCCAGGTCAGCAAGGTGGGCCTTTGATGCATATTATTGCTGGTAAAGCAGTAGCATTTAAGATTGCCGCTACTGAAGAATTTAAGGATCGTCAACAGCGTACATTGGAAGGCGCTGCTATTCTTGCCGACCGTTTGAATGAAGCCGATGTAGAAAACAGCGGCGTATCCCTAGTAACAGGCGGAACTGACGTGCACCTTGTTCTCGTTGATCTACGTAACAGCGAACTCAACGGGCAAGAAGCAGAAGATTTACTTGATGCTGTAGGAATTACCGTCAACCGTAATGCAGTGCCATGGGATCCACGCCCACCAAAGGTCACCTCCGGTCTGCGCATCGGAACTCCAGCACTAGCAACCCGAGGTTTTGGGGCAGCTGAATTCACTGAGGTTGCTGACGTTATCGCCACGGCATTGCGCGATGGAAAGTCGGCAGATGTTCAGACTTTGCGCGCTCGCATTGCGAAGCTGGCTGATGATTTTCCACTTTATGAGGGCTTAGACCAAACGCATGGAGCAGTCGGTACGATCGCATAA